A window of Pedococcus aerophilus contains these coding sequences:
- the rpsG gene encoding 30S ribosomal protein S7, with protein sequence MPRKGPAPKRPLVVDPVHNSPLVTQLVNKILLDGKKSIAETIVYGALEGCREKTGTDPVVTLKRALDNIRPTLEVKSRRVGGATYQVPIEVKPNRATTLALRWMVGYSRQRREKTMTERLMNEILDASNGLGAAVKRREDTHKMAESNKAFAHYRW encoded by the coding sequence ATGCCTCGTAAGGGACCCGCGCCCAAGCGCCCCCTCGTCGTCGACCCGGTCCACAACTCCCCGTTGGTGACCCAGCTGGTCAACAAGATCCTGCTCGATGGCAAGAAGTCCATCGCCGAGACGATCGTCTACGGCGCCCTCGAGGGCTGCCGCGAGAAGACCGGCACCGACCCCGTGGTCACGCTCAAGCGTGCCCTCGACAACATCCGTCCCACCCTCGAGGTCAAGTCCCGCCGTGTCGGTGGCGCGACCTACCAGGTGCCGATCGAGGTCAAGCCCAACCGCGCGACCACGCTGGCCCTGCGCTGGATGGTCGGCTACTCGCGTCAGCGTCGTGAGAAGACGATGACCGAGCGCCTCATGAACGAGATCCTCGACGCGTCCAACGGCCTCGGTGCCGCGGTGAAGCGTCGCGAGGACACCCACAAGATGGCCGAGTCCAACAAGGCCTTCGCGCACTACCGCTGGTAG
- a CDS encoding alpha-hydroxy-acid oxidizing protein, producing the protein MTPTTTTAPDPAAASVGPGRRRQALIYRAGVLGRRPAVPTDAAELERRATAAMAPRARAYVGGGAGGGATVRANRAAFDRRELVPRMATGRTSRDLSTTLLGHRLPTPLLLAPIGAAGVVARGSDLAVARAAAGCGVPYIVSNQGCSPMEEVAAALDGAPWWFQLYWSTDELLVDSLLHRAEAAGAAAVVVTLDTTMLGWRPQDLNLGSLPFSQGIGIAQYTSDPRFQEIVRERVAAKAASGRGEDVKVTLGAVRSLLSISREHPGSLRENLRSAAPRAAVETFLDIYSNPGLSWDALASLSRRTTLPILLKGILHPDDARRAAELGVSGIVVSNHGGRQVDGAIASLDALGPIREAVGPGMPLVLDSGVRTGSDVVKALACGADAVAVGRPYVYGLALAGQDGVRDVIENVVAELDLTLGLCGIGAVDEVGPHVLRAD; encoded by the coding sequence ATGACGCCGACGACCACGACCGCCCCGGACCCCGCCGCCGCCTCCGTGGGTCCCGGGCGCAGGCGACAGGCACTCATCTACCGCGCGGGGGTCCTCGGGCGCCGACCGGCCGTCCCCACGGACGCGGCGGAGCTCGAGCGCCGGGCCACGGCGGCGATGGCTCCCCGCGCCCGGGCCTACGTCGGAGGCGGCGCAGGGGGCGGTGCAACCGTCCGCGCCAACCGCGCTGCCTTCGACCGACGCGAGCTGGTCCCCCGCATGGCGACCGGCCGCACGAGCCGTGACCTCTCCACGACGCTCCTGGGCCACCGGCTGCCGACTCCCCTGCTCCTGGCTCCCATCGGTGCCGCCGGCGTCGTCGCGAGGGGCAGCGACCTCGCCGTCGCCCGGGCTGCGGCCGGCTGCGGCGTGCCCTACATCGTGTCGAACCAGGGGTGCTCACCCATGGAGGAGGTCGCCGCGGCCCTCGACGGCGCCCCGTGGTGGTTCCAGCTCTACTGGTCGACCGACGAGCTGCTCGTCGACAGCCTGCTGCACCGGGCCGAGGCCGCCGGTGCCGCGGCAGTCGTCGTCACCCTCGACACCACGATGCTCGGCTGGCGTCCCCAGGACCTCAACCTCGGGTCGCTGCCGTTCTCCCAGGGGATCGGCATCGCCCAGTACACCTCGGACCCCCGCTTCCAGGAGATCGTCCGCGAACGGGTGGCGGCGAAGGCCGCGTCCGGTCGGGGAGAGGACGTCAAGGTCACGCTCGGTGCCGTACGGTCGCTGCTGTCCATCAGCCGCGAGCACCCGGGGTCGTTGCGCGAGAACCTCCGCTCGGCTGCGCCCCGCGCCGCGGTCGAGACCTTCCTCGACATCTACTCCAACCCGGGGCTGTCGTGGGATGCGCTCGCCAGCCTGTCCCGGCGCACCACCCTGCCGATCCTGCTCAAGGGGATCCTGCACCCCGACGATGCCCGCAGGGCGGCCGAGCTCGGCGTGAGCGGCATCGTCGTGAGCAACCACGGCGGTCGCCAGGTCGACGGCGCGATCGCCTCCCTCGACGCCCTGGGACCGATCCGGGAGGCGGTCGGCCCCGGTATGCCGCTCGTGCTCGACAGCGGGGTCCGCACCGGGTCGGACGTGGTCAAGGCGCTCGCCTGCGGCGCCGACGCAGTGGCGGTGGGTCGCCCCTACGTCTACGGCCTGGCCCTCGCCGGGCAGGACGGGGTGCGGGACGTCATCGAGAACGTCGTCGCCGAGCTCGACCTCACGCTCGGCCTGTGCGGGATCGGCGCCGTGGACGAGGTCGGGCCGCACGTCCTGCGCGCGGACTGA
- the fusA gene encoding elongation factor G — protein MALDVLTDLTKVRNIGIMAHIDAGKTTTTERILFYTGVNHKIGETHDGASTTDWMEQEKERGITITSAAVTSFWEGTQINIIDTPGHVDFTVEVERSLRVLDGAVAVFDGKEGVEPQSETVWRQADKYDVPRIAFVNKMDKLGADFYFTVDTIKDRLGAEPLVLQLPIGAENDFVGVVDLIYRRALVWPGDAKGDVTMGAKYEIQEIPADMLEKVEEYRHALVERVAESDDELMEKYLGGEELTPEEIKGAIRKLTVNSELYPILCGSAFKNRGVQPMLDAVVDYLPSPLDVPPMVGHKPNHEEVEMTRRPDTSEPFSALAFKVASHPFFGTLTFIRVYSGQISSGSAVVNTTKGRKERIGKLFQMHANKENPVDEALAGHIYAAIGLKDTTTGDTLSDPNEQIVLESMTFPDPVIQVAIEPKTKGDQEKLSTAIQKLSAEDPTFQVHHDEETGQTIIAGMGELHLDILVDRMKREFKVEANVGKPQVAYRETIRRAVEKYDYTHKKQTGGSGQFAKVQVSIEPLDTQDGELYEFENKVTGGRVPREYIPSVDAGIQDAMQYGVLAGYPLVGIKATLLDGAYHDVDSSEMAFKIAGSMVLKEAVRKADPVLLEPMMAVEVRTPEDYMGDVIGDINSRRGQIQGMEDISGAKVVRGLVPLSEMFGYVGDLRSKTQGRASFSMEFDSYAEVPKAVAEEIIKKTRGE, from the coding sequence TTGGCACTCGACGTCCTGACGGACCTGACCAAGGTCCGCAACATCGGGATCATGGCGCACATCGACGCCGGCAAGACGACGACGACTGAGCGCATCCTCTTCTACACCGGGGTCAACCACAAGATCGGTGAGACCCACGACGGTGCCTCCACCACCGACTGGATGGAGCAGGAGAAGGAGCGCGGCATCACGATCACGTCTGCCGCCGTGACCTCCTTCTGGGAGGGCACCCAGATCAACATCATCGACACCCCCGGGCACGTCGACTTCACCGTCGAGGTGGAGCGCTCGCTGCGCGTCCTCGACGGCGCCGTCGCGGTGTTCGACGGCAAGGAGGGCGTCGAGCCCCAGTCCGAGACCGTCTGGCGCCAGGCCGACAAGTACGACGTCCCCCGCATCGCGTTCGTCAACAAGATGGACAAGCTCGGCGCGGACTTCTACTTCACCGTCGACACCATCAAGGACCGCCTCGGTGCGGAGCCCCTCGTGCTGCAGCTCCCGATCGGCGCCGAGAACGACTTCGTCGGTGTCGTCGACCTCATCTACCGTCGCGCGCTCGTGTGGCCCGGTGACGCCAAGGGTGACGTCACCATGGGTGCCAAGTACGAGATCCAGGAGATCCCGGCCGACATGCTCGAGAAGGTGGAGGAGTACCGCCACGCCCTCGTCGAGCGCGTCGCCGAGTCCGACGACGAGCTCATGGAGAAGTACCTCGGTGGCGAGGAGCTGACGCCCGAGGAGATCAAGGGCGCGATCCGCAAGCTCACGGTCAACTCCGAGCTCTACCCGATCCTGTGCGGCTCCGCCTTCAAGAACCGCGGCGTGCAGCCGATGCTCGACGCCGTCGTCGACTACCTGCCGTCGCCGCTCGACGTCCCCCCGATGGTCGGCCACAAGCCGAACCACGAGGAGGTCGAGATGACGCGTCGTCCCGACACCAGCGAGCCGTTCTCGGCCCTGGCGTTCAAGGTCGCCTCGCACCCGTTCTTCGGCACGCTGACCTTCATCCGCGTCTACTCCGGCCAGATCTCCTCCGGCTCCGCGGTCGTCAACACGACCAAGGGCCGCAAGGAGCGCATCGGCAAGCTGTTCCAGATGCACGCCAACAAGGAGAACCCCGTGGACGAGGCCCTCGCGGGTCACATCTACGCGGCGATCGGCCTGAAGGACACCACGACCGGTGACACCCTGAGCGACCCGAACGAGCAGATCGTGCTCGAGTCGATGACGTTCCCGGACCCGGTCATCCAGGTGGCCATCGAGCCCAAGACCAAGGGTGACCAGGAGAAGCTCTCCACGGCCATCCAGAAGCTCTCCGCCGAGGACCCGACCTTCCAGGTCCACCACGACGAGGAGACCGGCCAGACCATCATCGCCGGCATGGGCGAGCTCCACCTCGACATCCTCGTGGACCGCATGAAGCGCGAGTTCAAGGTCGAGGCCAACGTCGGCAAGCCGCAGGTGGCCTACCGCGAGACGATCCGTCGCGCCGTGGAGAAGTACGACTACACCCACAAGAAGCAGACGGGTGGCTCCGGCCAGTTCGCCAAGGTCCAGGTCTCCATCGAGCCCCTGGACACCCAGGACGGCGAGCTCTACGAGTTCGAGAACAAGGTCACCGGTGGTCGCGTCCCGCGCGAGTACATCCCGTCGGTCGACGCCGGTATCCAGGACGCCATGCAGTACGGCGTGCTCGCCGGCTACCCGCTGGTCGGGATCAAGGCGACCCTGCTCGACGGTGCCTACCACGACGTCGACTCCTCCGAGATGGCGTTCAAGATCGCCGGTTCCATGGTGCTGAAGGAGGCCGTCCGCAAGGCCGACCCCGTGCTCCTCGAGCCGATGATGGCCGTCGAGGTCCGTACGCCCGAGGACTACATGGGCGACGTCATCGGTGACATCAACTCCCGCCGTGGCCAGATCCAGGGCATGGAGGACATCAGCGGTGCCAAGGTCGTCCGCGGCCTCGTCCCGCTGTCCGAGATGTTCGGCTACGTCGGCGACCTGCGTTCCAAGACGCAGGGTCGGGCGAGCTTCTCCATGGAGTTTGACTCCTACGCCGAGGTCCCCAAGGCTGTGGCCGAGGAGATCATCAAGAAGACCCGTGGTGAGTGA
- the rpsL gene encoding 30S ribosomal protein S12: MPTINQLVRKGRQDKVTKTKTPALKGSPQRRGVCTRVYTTTPKKPNSALRKVARVRLTSGIEVTAYIPGVGHNLQEHSIVLVRGGRVKDLPGVRYKIVRGSLDTQGVKNRKQARSLYGAKKEKK; encoded by the coding sequence TTGCCTACGATCAACCAGCTTGTGCGCAAGGGGCGTCAGGACAAGGTCACCAAGACCAAGACCCCTGCCCTCAAGGGCTCGCCCCAGCGCCGTGGTGTGTGCACGCGCGTGTACACCACCACCCCCAAGAAGCCGAACTCTGCCCTGCGCAAGGTCGCCCGTGTGCGCCTCACCAGCGGCATCGAGGTCACGGCCTACATCCCCGGCGTCGGCCACAACCTGCAGGAGCACTCGATCGTGCTCGTGCGTGGTGGTCGTGTGAAGGACCTCCCCGGCGTCCGCTACAAGATCGTGCGTGGCTCGCTCGACACCCAGGGTGTCAAGAACCGCAAGCAGGCCCGCTCCCTCTACGGCGCCAAGAAGGAGAAGAAGTAA
- the tuf gene encoding elongation factor Tu has protein sequence MAKAKFERTKPHVNIGTIGHIDHGKTTLTAAISKVLHDKYPDLNPQFAFDDIDKAPEEKQRGITISIAHIEYQTEGRHYAHVDCPGHADYVKNMITGAAQMDGAILVVAATDGPMPQTKEHVLLARQVGVPYIVVALNKADMVDDEEILELVEMEVRELLSSYEFPGDDLPVVKVSALKALEGDAEWGQSVLDLMDAVDNAIPEPEREIDKPFLMPVEDVFTITGRGTVVTGRIERGILKVNEEIEIVGIHTGPPTKTTVTGVEMFRKLLDEGRAGENVGLLLRGTKREDVERGQVICKPGSITPHTDFEANVYILSKDEGGRHTPFYDNYRPQFYFRTTDVTGVVHLPEGTEMVMPGDNTEMNVELIQPIAMEEGLKFAIREGGRTVGAGRVTKILK, from the coding sequence GTGGCGAAGGCAAAGTTCGAGCGGACCAAGCCGCACGTCAACATCGGCACCATCGGTCACATTGACCACGGTAAGACGACGCTGACGGCTGCGATTTCCAAGGTCCTGCACGACAAGTACCCGGACCTGAACCCGCAGTTCGCGTTCGACGACATCGACAAGGCGCCCGAAGAGAAGCAGCGCGGCATCACGATCTCGATCGCGCACATCGAGTACCAGACGGAGGGTCGTCACTACGCCCACGTCGACTGCCCCGGTCACGCTGACTACGTGAAGAACATGATCACGGGTGCGGCGCAGATGGACGGCGCCATCCTCGTGGTCGCGGCGACCGACGGCCCGATGCCCCAGACGAAGGAGCACGTCCTCCTGGCCCGCCAGGTCGGCGTCCCCTACATCGTCGTGGCGCTCAACAAGGCCGACATGGTCGACGACGAGGAGATCCTCGAGCTCGTCGAGATGGAGGTCCGCGAGCTGCTGTCCTCCTACGAGTTCCCCGGCGACGACCTCCCGGTCGTCAAGGTGTCGGCGCTCAAGGCCCTCGAGGGCGACGCCGAGTGGGGCCAGAGTGTTCTGGACCTCATGGACGCTGTCGACAACGCCATCCCCGAGCCGGAGCGCGAGATCGACAAGCCGTTCCTCATGCCCGTGGAGGACGTGTTCACGATCACCGGTCGTGGCACCGTCGTCACCGGTCGTATCGAGCGCGGCATCCTCAAGGTCAACGAGGAGATCGAGATCGTCGGCATCCACACCGGTCCGCCGACCAAGACCACCGTCACCGGTGTCGAGATGTTCCGCAAGCTGCTCGACGAGGGTCGTGCGGGCGAGAACGTCGGTCTGCTTCTTCGTGGCACCAAGCGCGAGGACGTCGAGCGCGGCCAGGTCATCTGCAAGCCGGGCTCGATCACGCCGCACACGGACTTCGAGGCCAACGTCTACATCCTGTCCAAGGACGAGGGCGGCCGTCACACGCCGTTCTACGACAACTACCGCCCGCAGTTCTACTTCCGTACGACTGACGTGACGGGTGTCGTGCACCTCCCCGAGGGCACCGAGATGGTCATGCCCGGTGACAACACCGAGATGAACGTCGAGCTCATCCAGCCGATCGCCATGGAGGAGGGCCTCAAGTTCGCCATCCGCGAGGGAGGCCGTACCGTCGGCGCCGGTCGCGTGACCAAGATCCTCAAGTGA
- the rpsJ gene encoding 30S ribosomal protein S10: MAGQKIRIRLKSYDHEVIDNSARKIVDTVTRAGATVVGPVPLPTEKNVFVVIRSPHKYKDSREHFEMRTHKRLIDIIDPTPKAVDSLMRLDLPADVNIEIKL, translated from the coding sequence ATGGCGGGACAGAAGATCCGCATCCGCTTGAAGTCGTATGACCACGAGGTCATCGACAACTCGGCGCGCAAGATTGTCGACACGGTCACCCGTGCTGGCGCGACGGTGGTCGGCCCAGTGCCGCTGCCCACGGAGAAGAATGTCTTCGTGGTCATCCGTTCGCCGCACAAGTACAAGGACAGCCGCGAGCACTTCGAGATGCGCACCCACAAGCGCTTGATCGACATCATCGACCCGACGCCGAAGGCCGTCGACTCGCTGATGCGTCTCGACCTGCCGGCTGACGTCAACATCGAGATCAAGCTCTGA
- a CDS encoding PKD domain-containing protein, whose amino-acid sequence MTGRRRRVVLAAAVLLTAVALPVSSAPGDPTVRFSAAGDFSSSAAAQSVFSTIGGLDNDLHLALGDLSYGAVGAEQQWCDLVKTGVGEGYPFQLLSGNHESNGQNGNINDFSACLPNQLPGVRGTYGRQYFVDVPQAAPLVRFVNISPDLPFPDSTWSYAAGSPRYLWTAAAIDSARAAGIPWVVVSMHKPCLSLGDYACDPGAALLNLLVDKKVDLVLSGHEHLYQRTKQLATRPGCTAISPGAFSSACVVDSDDSLLKGAGTVFATVGTGGINLRNVNAADPEVGYFVSSSGLNQNPTWGVLDVSATATRLDASFVRASGGTFTDAFTIAAGPPPANQDPVAVFTPSCAQLACTADATASGDPDGTITTWAWQWGDATTGSGQTASHTYAAPGTYPITLTVTDDDGATATTTTSVTVAAANQAPTAGFTRDCDDLSCAFDAGPSTDPDGTVASWAWQFGDGATATTASPVHAYAAAGTYTVRLTVTDNQGATGTTTTAVTVTAPPPPVTVVAADAFGRTLASGWGNADTGGAWTSTGAAANLSVGGGFGRLRLGAGSGQTVVLGSVSSSGVDLLTTYSLDKVPTGSGHYLSVLGRRVPAAGDYRAKVHLLANGSVGLSLQRATTAGAETALAAETTISGTTVAAGEQLKVRVQVVGTSPTTLRARLWKAGTTEPTTWQKTATDSTTGFQAAGSLGLYGYLSGSATNAPITTSVDDLVVNPSP is encoded by the coding sequence ATGACGGGTCGTCGACGTCGCGTGGTCCTTGCCGCGGCGGTGCTCCTGACAGCAGTGGCCCTCCCGGTGTCCTCGGCACCGGGCGACCCGACGGTGCGGTTCAGCGCTGCAGGCGACTTCTCGTCCTCGGCTGCGGCCCAGTCGGTGTTCAGCACCATCGGGGGGCTCGACAACGACCTGCACCTGGCGCTCGGCGACCTCTCCTACGGTGCCGTCGGTGCCGAGCAGCAGTGGTGCGACCTCGTCAAGACCGGGGTCGGCGAGGGGTATCCGTTCCAGCTGCTGTCCGGCAACCACGAGAGCAACGGCCAGAACGGCAACATCAACGACTTCTCGGCCTGCCTGCCCAACCAGCTGCCGGGGGTCAGGGGCACCTATGGTCGGCAGTACTTCGTGGACGTCCCGCAGGCGGCGCCGCTGGTGCGGTTCGTCAACATCTCGCCGGATCTGCCCTTCCCCGACAGCACGTGGTCGTACGCCGCAGGGTCGCCGCGCTACCTGTGGACGGCGGCGGCCATCGACTCGGCGCGCGCGGCCGGCATCCCGTGGGTCGTGGTCTCGATGCACAAGCCCTGCCTGAGCTTGGGCGACTACGCATGCGATCCGGGCGCGGCACTGCTCAACCTCCTCGTCGACAAGAAGGTGGACCTCGTCCTGTCCGGGCACGAGCACCTCTACCAGCGCACCAAGCAGCTGGCGACGCGTCCCGGGTGCACGGCCATCTCGCCGGGCGCCTTCAGCAGCGCCTGCGTCGTCGACTCCGACGACAGCCTCCTCAAGGGCGCGGGCACGGTCTTCGCCACGGTCGGCACGGGTGGCATCAACCTGCGCAACGTCAACGCGGCCGACCCCGAGGTCGGCTACTTCGTCTCGTCGTCGGGGCTCAACCAGAACCCCACCTGGGGCGTCCTGGACGTCTCGGCCACCGCGACCCGGTTGGACGCCTCCTTCGTCCGGGCGTCGGGCGGTACCTTCACCGATGCGTTCACCATCGCGGCCGGACCCCCACCGGCCAACCAGGACCCGGTCGCGGTCTTCACCCCGTCCTGCGCGCAGCTCGCCTGCACCGCGGATGCCACGGCCTCGGGCGACCCCGACGGGACGATCACGACCTGGGCCTGGCAGTGGGGCGACGCGACCACCGGTTCCGGCCAGACCGCCTCACACACGTATGCCGCCCCCGGCACGTACCCGATCACCCTCACCGTGACCGACGACGACGGAGCCACGGCCACCACGACGACGTCGGTGACGGTGGCAGCGGCGAACCAGGCCCCGACGGCGGGCTTCACCAGGGACTGTGACGACCTGAGCTGCGCGTTCGACGCCGGCCCCTCGACCGACCCCGACGGCACCGTCGCCTCGTGGGCCTGGCAGTTCGGCGACGGGGCCACCGCCACCACGGCCTCGCCGGTGCACGCCTACGCGGCCGCCGGCACCTACACGGTCCGGCTCACCGTCACGGACAACCAGGGGGCCACCGGCACCACGACGACGGCGGTGACCGTCACGGCACCGCCACCCCCGGTCACGGTCGTCGCGGCTGACGCCTTCGGCCGCACCCTGGCCAGCGGGTGGGGCAACGCCGACACCGGCGGTGCCTGGACCTCGACCGGCGCCGCGGCGAACCTGTCCGTCGGTGGTGGCTTCGGCCGGTTGCGCCTCGGTGCGGGCAGCGGCCAGACGGTGGTGCTGGGGTCGGTCAGCTCGTCAGGGGTGGACCTGCTCACCACCTACTCCCTCGACAAGGTGCCCACCGGCAGCGGCCACTACCTGTCGGTGCTGGGCCGGCGGGTGCCGGCCGCCGGCGACTACCGGGCCAAGGTGCACCTTCTCGCGAACGGCAGCGTCGGGCTGTCCCTGCAGCGCGCGACGACGGCAGGGGCCGAGACCGCACTGGCCGCGGAGACCACGATCAGCGGGACCACCGTGGCGGCGGGGGAGCAGCTCAAGGTGCGCGTGCAGGTGGTCGGCACCTCACCGACCACCCTGCGCGCCCGGTTGTGGAAGGCAGGGACCACGGAGCCGACGACCTGGCAGAAGACGGCGACCGACTCCACGACGGGATTCCAAGCGGCTGGCAGCCTTGGCCTCTACGGCTACCTGTCCGGCTCGGCGACGAACGCACCCATCACGACGTCGGTCGACGACCTGGTGGTGAACCCCTCGCCGTGA
- the rplC gene encoding 50S ribosomal protein L3 — protein sequence MTDTATKTVKGVLGKKLGMTQVWDAENRLIPVTVIEAGPCVVTQVRDAATDGYAAVQIAFGAIDPRKVTKPLTGHFEKAGVTPRRHLVELRTADAAEYSLGQEVTVETFEAGQDIDVTGTTKGKGFAGVMKRHGFHGVSSSHGAHKNHRKPGSIGGCATPGRVFKGMRMAGRMGGVRQTTQNLTIHAVDVERGLLLVKGAVPGPRGGTVLVRTAAKGA from the coding sequence ATGACCGACACTGCTACCAAGACCGTGAAGGGTGTGCTGGGCAAGAAGCTCGGCATGACCCAGGTGTGGGACGCCGAGAACCGGCTCATCCCCGTCACCGTCATCGAGGCTGGCCCCTGCGTCGTCACGCAGGTGCGCGACGCCGCCACCGACGGCTATGCCGCCGTCCAGATCGCGTTCGGCGCGATCGACCCCCGCAAGGTGACCAAGCCCCTCACCGGCCACTTCGAGAAGGCCGGCGTGACCCCGCGTCGCCACCTCGTGGAGCTCCGCACCGCTGACGCCGCCGAGTACTCGCTCGGCCAGGAAGTCACGGTCGAGACCTTCGAGGCCGGCCAGGACATCGACGTCACCGGCACCACCAAGGGCAAGGGCTTCGCCGGTGTCATGAAGCGTCACGGCTTCCACGGCGTCAGCTCCTCCCACGGTGCGCACAAGAACCACCGCAAGCCGGGCTCGATCGGTGGCTGCGCCACCCCGGGTCGCGTCTTCAAGGGCATGCGCATGGCCGGCCGGATGGGCGGCGTGCGTCAGACCACCCAGAACCTCACGATCCACGCCGTGGACGTCGAGCGCGGCCTGCTGCTCGTCAAGGGTGCCGTTCCCGGCCCCCGCGGCGGCACCGTCCTCGTCCGCACGGCCGCGAAGGGAGCCTGA